A genomic segment from Neodiprion lecontei isolate iyNeoLeco1 chromosome 1, iyNeoLeco1.1, whole genome shotgun sequence encodes:
- the LOC107228189 gene encoding uncharacterized protein LOC107228189, translating to MYGFKMCQRTILLLLLVSSTHCQLFNFTKLKSYVNIFNIKGLYPNETGNVLWQGLLKDCAKKASFSCIQKNVYTYLDSTFADRDNITVFDGFTLTKNNLDYHKYLAEYNEKNHDEGYNNIDETDGKSSTGKQTSRKSDENYYVEPVSPLEEVTNALHDKTIKFLATKDYELQLPNFFFEGTSIKISPKEVDEDGAIIRVDFKQRAITEQGRLFHKIKKFIKNKLLTSFLALLLIIKLIKIKFFFIIPFLFGVGTAKKLFLKVLLFLVPAFAHVFKLCSSYYSGGTKYHHHHHQIAHHHHHVPVPVPVPTFHHEHHPHHHEEEEFDGYDYTQPHIQYRKDMEELREWGIASYEDPGVLTPEPYAGVQPVLGPYGVPQYAANARPVTVVPNQPGSYEKYGPQIKYDKPVGPYENPNPNIRHTLSNIGMTQFNKNLGLRGPVSNLGPIGNHAQGLAYNGYFDEVRFTRAAAPVTEPSMAKVPYHPQQQHQQQNHLFSSQIRPGTTFSKNSGFTSKSDNANAWLNSSPTVDIVKRIPHSVQPTSKSPIYTQNGQLGNQPAQNVAKPYQQISQVPQNFQHALALNPVTVAQKSTYNLQSSQQRIAQQDNAKNTQSDASRSQLRAYDDEFYGPIVGRLDEIFKQLRFLEEDCRERLICSMYKNPAVYTPHSNLVSNELSREADELRQGNRESASGRRFQRYMNAARAGQDRGDCHRLYSCHISTE from the exons ATGTACGGGTTTAAAATGTGCCAAAGAACGATCTTGTTACTACTTCTCGTGTCTTCGACTCACTGCCAATTATTCAACTTCACCAAATTAAAATCGTACGTCAATATATTCAATATCAAGGGGTTATATCCCAACGAAACTGGAAACGTCCTGTGGCAAGGGCTTCTCAAAGACTGTGCGAAAAAAGCGTCATTTTCATGCATACAAAAGAATGTCTATACGTATCTGGATAGTACATTTGCAGACCGGGACAATATCACGGTGTTCGATGGTTTTACTTTGACAAAAAACAACTTGGATTATCACAAATATTTAGCCGAATATAACGAGAAAAATCATGATGAAGgatacaataatattgacGAGACCGATGGAAAGTCATCAACTGGAAAACAGACTTCCAGAAAGtcagatgaaaattattatgttGAACCTGTGTCTCCACTCGAAGAAGTTACCAACGCCCTCCACGACAAAACAATCAAGTTCTTAGCAACGAAGGATTATGAGCTTCAACTTCCAAACTTCTTTTTCGAGGGTACATCGATAAAGATCAGTCCTAAAGAGGTCGATGAAGATGGAGCTATAATAAGAGTAGACTTCAAACAAAGAGCAATAACTGAGCAAGGACGACTCTTTCACAAAATAA AGAAATTCATCAAGAACAAGTTGCTAACAAGCTTCCTGGCCCTACTTCTGATCATCAAGCTCATCAAGATCAagttctttttcattattccatTCCTATTTGGTGTGGGAACTGCGAAGAAATTGTTCCTCAAAGTCCTGCTCTTCCTGGTGCCGGCGTTTGCCCACGTCTTCAAATTGTGTTCGAGCTATTACAGTGGCGGAACCaaatatcatcatcatcaccatcag ATTGCCCACCATCATCATCACGTCCCGGTTCCGGTACCGGTTCCAACCTTCCACCACGAGCACCATCCACACCATCACGAAGAGGAGGAATTTGACGGCTACGACTACACGCAGCCACATATTCAGTACAGGAAAGACATGGAAGAGTTGAGGGAATGGGGAATCGCTTCTTACGAGGATCCCGGTGTCTTGACTCCAGAGCCTTACGCCGGCGTGCAGCCGGTACTCGGCCCATACGGGGTGCCTCAATATGCGGCTAACGCCAGACCGGTTACTGTGGTTCCCAATCAGCCGGGTTCATACGAGAAGTACGGGCCTCAGATAAAGTACGACAAGCCGGTTGGGCCGTACGAGAATCCCAATCCAAATATACGCCACACTTTGAGCAACATAGGCATGACCCAGTTCAACAAAAATCTCGGACTAAGGGGGCCCGTTTCAAACTTGGGTCCAATAGGGAATCACGCTCAAGGTTTAGCCTACAACGGGTACTTTGATGAGGTCCGGTTTACTCGGGCAGCCGCACCCGTGACTGAGCCGAGTATGGCAAAGGTCCCTTACCATCCACAGCAGCAACACCAGCAGCAGAATCACTTGTTCAGCTCGCAGATAAGACCCGGAACAACATTTTCGAAGAATTCTGGATTCACCTCAAAGTCGGACAACGCTAATGCCTGGTTGAACAGCTCGCCGACCGTTGACATCGTTAAGCGTATTCCTCACTCCGTGCAACCGACGTCCAAGTCTCCAATTTATACGCAAAATGGTCAGCTGGGAAATCAACCGGCCCAAAACGTGGCCAAGCCCTATCAGCAAATCTCGCAAGTCCCGCAGAATTTCCAACATGCCCTTGCTTTGAATCCCGTGACAGTCGCACAAAAGTCAACCTACAATCTGCAGTCGTCCCAGCAGAGAATAGCTCAGCAAGACAATGCCAAGAATACTCAATCCGATGCATCCAGGAGTCAGCTCAGAGCCTATGACGACGAATTTTACGGTCCCATTGTCGGGAGATTGGACGAAATCTTCAAACAGCTGAGGTTTCTGGAAGAGGATTGTCGCGAGCGGTTGATTTGCAGCATGTATAAAAATCCCGCGGTGTATACACCGCACAGCAATCTTGTGTCGAACGAGTTGTCAAG GGAAGCGGATGAACTTAGACAAGGTAACCGAGAAAGTGCTTCAGGGCGACGATTTCAGCGGTACATGAATGCTGCAAGGGCTGGACAAGACCGCGGTGATTGCCATCGGTTGTATTCCTGTCACATAAGCACGGAATAG